The following are encoded in a window of Panicum virgatum strain AP13 chromosome 5N, P.virgatum_v5, whole genome shotgun sequence genomic DNA:
- the LOC120672977 gene encoding eukaryotic translation initiation factor 4E-1-like gives MADETDTRPTSAGSRGRSVPDDNDREEGEITDDSSAPAPPLHPATHPLEHSWTFWFDNPFGKSKQAAWGSSIRPIHTFSTVEDFWGLYNNIHHPSKLAVGADFHCFKNKIEPKWEDPICANGGKWTIICGKGKSDTLWLHTLLAMIGEQFDYGDEICGAVISVRGKQERIAIWTKNAANEAAQVSIGKQWKEFLDYKDSIGFIVHDDAKKMDKGPKNRYTV, from the exons atggccgatgAGACCGACACCAGGCCCACGTCCGCCGGCTCCCGGGGCCGCTCCGTGCCGGACGACAACGACAGGGAGGAGGGCGAGATCACCGACGACTCCTCCGCGCCCGCcccgccgctccaccccgcCACGCACCCACTTGAGCACTCCTGGACCTTCTGGTTCGACAACCCGTTCGGAAAATCCAAGCAGGCCGCATGGGGGAGCTCCATCCGACCCATCCACACCTTCTCCACCGTCGAGGACTTTTGGGG CCTTTACAATAATATTCACCACCCTAGCAAGTTGGCTGTGGGAGcggacttccattgcttcaagAACAAGATTGAACCTAAATGGGAAGACCCTATTTGTGCTAATGGCGGTAAATGGACCATCATCTGTGGCAAAGGAAAATCTGACACACTGTGGCTGCACACT CTGTTGGCAATGATTGGTGAACAATTCGATTATGGTGATGAAATTTGTGGAGCAGTCATTAGCGTGCGTGGTAAGCAGGAAAGAATAGCTATCTGGACCAAAAATGCTGCTAATGAAGCTGCCCAG GTAAGCATCGGGAAGCAGTGGAAGGAATTTCTGGACTACAAGGACTCCATTGGATTCATCGTCCAT GACGATGCAAAGAAGATGGACAAGGGTCCGAAGAACCGTTACACGGTATGA